A part of Thermococcus sp. JdF3 genomic DNA contains:
- a CDS encoding HAD-IIA family hydrolase produces MRRKISLIFDMDGVLYRGNKPVDGARELIEFLKDTGVPFILLTNNSTKDPSMYREKLISMGIDVPEEAIVTSGLATRLYMEKHLKPGKIFVIGGEGLRREMERLEWGIIGVDEARSGGWKEVKYVVVGLDPELTYEKLKYATLAVRNGAGFIGTNPDTTYPAEDGIHPGAGAIIAALRASTGVEPPVIGKPNEPAFEAARERLRGFGDVDEIWMVGDRLDTDIVFAKRFGMKAVMVLTGVNTPGDIEKTGIVPNIILPSVRELLDYLKTFVEASE; encoded by the coding sequence ATGCGGAGAAAAATCAGCCTGATCTTCGACATGGACGGCGTTCTCTACAGGGGGAACAAACCGGTTGACGGTGCCAGGGAGCTGATAGAATTCCTGAAGGACACGGGCGTTCCGTTCATCCTCCTCACCAACAACTCCACAAAGGACCCCTCCATGTACCGGGAGAAGCTCATCTCGATGGGGATAGACGTCCCTGAGGAGGCGATAGTAACCTCCGGCCTGGCAACGAGGCTCTACATGGAAAAACACCTTAAACCAGGAAAAATCTTCGTCATCGGCGGGGAAGGGCTGCGCAGGGAGATGGAGCGCCTCGAATGGGGGATCATTGGTGTCGATGAAGCCAGAAGTGGCGGATGGAAAGAAGTCAAATACGTCGTCGTAGGGCTCGACCCGGAGCTGACCTACGAGAAGCTCAAGTACGCCACGCTGGCGGTAAGGAACGGCGCTGGGTTCATAGGCACCAACCCCGACACCACGTACCCCGCGGAGGACGGCATCCACCCAGGGGCAGGGGCGATAATAGCCGCGTTGAGGGCCTCAACGGGTGTGGAGCCGCCGGTGATAGGCAAGCCAAACGAACCGGCCTTCGAAGCGGCCAGGGAGAGGCTGAGGGGGTTCGGGGACGTTGATGAAATCTGGATGGTCGGCGACAGGCTCGACACCGACATCGTCTTCGCCAAACGCTTCGGCATGAAAGCTGTAATGGTCCTGACGGGCGTAAACACACCGGGAGATATTGAGAAAACCGGCATAGTCCCAAACATCATCCTTCCGAGCGTGAGGGAGCTCCTCGACTACCTGAAGACCTTCGTGGAGGCATCGGAATGA
- a CDS encoding DUF1616 domain-containing protein, giving the protein MEWRKHWDTLTIIALSLFLDFLIAFFPDSIVRKALGLAFVLFFPGYVFITALFPEKKELDSLERLALSFGLSIAIVPLIGLALNYTPWGIRLTPILVSLTAFNTAFALAAIYRRETAIEPWIPWITMERVKKELEWEESSKLDKALTVILIIAIITSIGALAYVITHPKPGEAFTEFYILGPGSIADDYPTELFVGENGTVIIGIVNHEGRNVTYYVQIWLVNLTWDNTTNTTLIHEMYPMPGWFNVTLPNVPVNIEGNWTPQFETNYTFSIDKPGQWQVWFLLFKDKPPELPPAPPSGNYADTDARNLILEAVNGTIQSLKLNVRVG; this is encoded by the coding sequence ATGGAGTGGAGAAAACACTGGGACACGCTCACAATAATTGCCCTCTCGTTGTTCCTGGACTTCCTCATCGCATTCTTTCCGGACAGCATCGTTAGAAAAGCCCTCGGCCTGGCGTTCGTTCTGTTCTTCCCGGGCTACGTCTTCATAACCGCACTATTCCCCGAGAAAAAAGAGCTCGACAGCCTTGAGAGGCTGGCCCTAAGCTTCGGTCTCAGCATCGCCATCGTTCCCCTCATAGGACTGGCCCTCAACTACACGCCCTGGGGCATAAGGCTCACCCCCATCCTCGTCAGCCTGACAGCATTCAACACGGCGTTTGCACTCGCCGCGATCTACCGCAGGGAGACCGCGATAGAACCCTGGATACCCTGGATAACCATGGAGAGGGTTAAAAAAGAGCTCGAATGGGAGGAATCAAGCAAACTCGACAAAGCACTGACGGTTATTCTGATAATCGCCATAATAACCTCCATCGGAGCCCTCGCCTACGTCATAACTCATCCCAAGCCGGGAGAAGCGTTCACAGAGTTCTACATCCTCGGACCCGGGAGTATAGCGGACGACTACCCGACGGAGCTATTCGTCGGAGAGAACGGAACAGTGATAATCGGCATAGTGAATCACGAGGGCAGGAATGTGACCTATTACGTCCAGATCTGGCTGGTCAACCTGACCTGGGACAACACGACCAACACCACCCTAATCCACGAGATGTACCCCATGCCCGGCTGGTTCAACGTGACCCTCCCCAATGTTCCGGTCAACATCGAAGGCAACTGGACGCCCCAGTTCGAGACCAACTACACCTTCAGCATCGATAAGCCCGGCCAGTGGCAGGTCTGGTTCCTCCTCTTCAAAGATAAACCCCCAGAGCTTCCCCCAGCGCCGCCAAGCGGAAACTACGCCGATACGGACGCAAGGAACCTGATTCTCGAGGCAGTTAACGGCACCATCCAGAGCCTAAAACTGAACGTCCGCGTTGGTTGA
- a CDS encoding MoxR family ATPase translates to MKGTDFLEKLKDEMHNAVVGKDDVIEMLAIALLAEGHVILEGIPGVAKTTIAKSFAQAIGLKFSRIQLTPDLLPADIIGTVYYNQKTGEFKIKKGPIFGNVVLADEINRAQPKTQSALLEAMQEGQVTIEGRTLRLPRPFLVIATKNPLEFEGVYTLPEAQLDRFMIRVKVGYPDRGEELEMLLRKDRGKFVEVRQVFTAKQVQALIFEVRKVGTSEPVLEYLYEIISRTRSDDRLLIGASPRAGEHLLYASKARAFLQGRTYVIPDDIKAVAVNVLAHRLIVRAEYELEGLKPETVVREILDSVEVPV, encoded by the coding sequence ATGAAGGGTACCGACTTCCTTGAGAAGCTTAAGGATGAAATGCACAACGCCGTTGTCGGCAAGGATGACGTTATAGAGATGCTCGCGATAGCTCTCCTGGCGGAGGGCCACGTCATCCTTGAGGGAATCCCGGGGGTGGCCAAGACCACAATAGCCAAGAGCTTTGCCCAGGCCATTGGACTGAAGTTCTCCAGGATTCAGCTTACCCCGGATCTGCTTCCCGCGGATATAATCGGAACCGTCTACTACAATCAGAAGACGGGCGAGTTCAAGATAAAGAAGGGCCCCATCTTTGGCAACGTCGTGCTGGCGGACGAGATCAACCGCGCCCAGCCCAAGACCCAGTCCGCTTTGCTCGAGGCCATGCAGGAGGGGCAGGTTACCATAGAGGGCCGCACACTCAGGCTTCCCCGCCCGTTCCTGGTTATAGCCACGAAAAACCCCCTGGAGTTCGAGGGTGTCTATACGCTTCCGGAGGCCCAGCTCGATAGGTTCATGATCAGGGTTAAGGTGGGCTATCCCGACAGGGGGGAGGAGCTTGAGATGCTCCTGAGAAAGGACCGGGGTAAGTTCGTCGAGGTCAGGCAGGTCTTCACGGCCAAGCAGGTTCAGGCCCTCATATTTGAGGTCAGGAAGGTCGGTACAAGCGAGCCGGTTCTTGAGTACTTATACGAAATAATTTCGCGGACGAGGAGCGACGACAGGCTGCTCATCGGTGCCTCCCCCAGGGCTGGTGAGCATCTCCTCTACGCGTCAAAGGCCAGGGCATTCCTCCAGGGCAGGACGTACGTCATACCTGACGATATAAAGGCCGTTGCCGTTAACGTCCTGGCTCACAGGCTCATAGTGAGGGCCGAGTACGAGCTGGAGGGCCTCAAGCCGGAGACCGTCGTCAGGGAGATACTTGACTCCGTTGAGGTGCCTGTATGA
- a CDS encoding ATP-binding protein: MESLTDNRFKRCPIPEVGDTVLELGCLVGGRNDPKEHLNGMSEVEYLKKHIRKKQWMVVIGPRLVGKSTLVHSVVDYLKFQYGYSGGYISVASSGSEGIDAMRRGIHDTLPIFRKILIRLKELQGISGTVSQVGVGASFGTLESVTRGIIKTLQEFPEKSVIVLDEVQALGNSLQQFLNALSDAINEAGSKRKLPTIILTGSMINLTEGIRGHNVSTHFKEMEVRPWPKETVRAYLESTHIPDVSNFEVDEVYEYSMGLPGLVLAYINGRKNGTHKDGMDRIRKYAKSRVREEIHSIISLALESYEMRIQERDMERALSTYAEIWRANPELSFEEIMRRVGLDENTRKALELVLEEMHLWGYMEHDPSSGSYDFVCLAYAEALASLGAHKRTPRTWRTG; the protein is encoded by the coding sequence GTGGAAAGCTTGACGGATAATCGGTTTAAGAGATGTCCAATTCCCGAAGTCGGAGATACGGTGCTTGAGTTGGGCTGTTTGGTGGGGGGGAGAAACGATCCTAAGGAGCACCTAAATGGTATGAGTGAAGTGGAATACCTGAAAAAACACATCAGGAAAAAGCAGTGGATGGTGGTAATCGGCCCCCGCCTAGTTGGTAAGAGCACCTTAGTGCATTCCGTTGTTGATTACCTCAAATTTCAATATGGGTATAGTGGAGGGTACATAAGTGTAGCATCCTCCGGTTCCGAAGGTATAGACGCCATGCGCAGAGGCATTCATGACACCCTGCCTATTTTCAGGAAAATATTAATCCGCCTGAAGGAACTCCAGGGAATCAGTGGCACCGTTTCCCAGGTAGGGGTGGGAGCATCTTTCGGCACACTGGAGTCGGTGACAAGGGGCATAATCAAAACACTGCAGGAATTCCCGGAAAAAAGTGTGATAGTCCTGGATGAGGTGCAGGCCCTTGGAAATTCCCTTCAACAGTTCCTCAACGCACTTTCAGATGCAATAAATGAAGCTGGATCAAAGAGAAAACTGCCCACCATAATCCTTACTGGGTCGATGATTAACCTGACAGAGGGCATCAGGGGCCATAACGTTTCCACGCATTTCAAAGAGATGGAGGTACGGCCCTGGCCGAAAGAAACCGTTCGGGCGTATCTTGAAAGCACCCACATCCCCGATGTTTCCAATTTTGAAGTTGACGAGGTCTACGAATACTCAATGGGCCTTCCCGGCCTTGTTCTGGCATACATCAACGGACGGAAAAATGGAACCCATAAGGATGGCATGGACAGAATAAGGAAGTACGCCAAGAGCAGGGTACGCGAGGAAATCCACTCCATTATCTCCCTGGCCTTGGAGTCATACGAAATGAGAATCCAAGAGCGAGACATGGAAAGGGCTCTGAGTACCTACGCTGAAATCTGGCGGGCAAACCCAGAATTGTCCTTTGAGGAAATTATGCGGCGGGTTGGTCTGGATGAGAACACGAGAAAGGCCCTAGAGCTTGTGCTTGAAGAGATGCACCTTTGGGGATACATGGAACACGACCCATCAAGCGGGTCCTATGATTTTGTGTGTCTGGCATATGCTGAGGCGCTGGCATCGCTGGGTGCCCATAAAAGAACCCCAAGGACATGGAGGACGGGATAA
- a CDS encoding NAD-dependent epimerase/dehydratase family protein, giving the protein MNVLVTGGAGFIGSHLVDRLMELGWEVRVLDDLSAGSLENIRKWLNHERFEFIEGDMRNREIVEKALEGVDVVFHLAANPEVRIGSQSPELLYETNVLITYNLLNAMRGSSAKYLVFTSSSTVYGDASVIPTPEDYAPLEPISVYGGAKLAAEALISGYAHTFGFRALIFRLANIIGERSNHGVIYDFINKLRRNPNELEILGDGTQRKSYLHVSDTVDGMLHVFEHFRESDKTVDFYNLGNDDWITVKEIAEIVSEGMRLKPAFRFTGGVDGGRGWKGDVKFMRLSIEKAKKTGWKPRLNSYKSVERTVRELLDHIDSP; this is encoded by the coding sequence ATGAATGTTCTAGTCACGGGCGGCGCAGGTTTCATAGGCTCGCACCTGGTGGACAGGCTGATGGAGCTTGGATGGGAGGTCAGGGTTCTGGACGACCTCAGCGCGGGCAGTCTGGAGAACATAAGGAAGTGGCTGAACCATGAGCGCTTCGAGTTCATCGAAGGGGATATGAGAAACCGGGAAATCGTTGAGAAGGCCCTTGAGGGCGTTGATGTTGTATTCCACCTTGCGGCGAACCCGGAGGTTAGAATAGGCTCCCAGAGCCCGGAGCTGCTCTACGAGACCAACGTACTGATAACCTACAACCTGCTCAACGCGATGAGAGGCTCAAGCGCCAAATACCTCGTTTTCACCTCGTCCTCAACCGTCTACGGCGACGCATCTGTAATTCCAACGCCGGAGGACTACGCCCCGCTCGAGCCGATAAGCGTCTACGGCGGGGCGAAGCTCGCGGCTGAAGCCCTGATAAGCGGCTACGCCCACACGTTCGGGTTCAGGGCGCTGATATTCCGCCTCGCCAACATCATAGGGGAGCGCTCGAACCACGGGGTCATCTACGACTTCATCAACAAGCTCAGGAGAAACCCCAATGAGCTCGAGATACTCGGTGACGGAACCCAGAGGAAGAGCTACCTCCACGTGAGCGATACGGTCGATGGCATGCTCCACGTCTTTGAGCACTTCAGGGAGAGCGATAAAACCGTCGACTTCTACAACCTCGGCAACGACGACTGGATTACAGTTAAAGAGATAGCGGAGATAGTCAGCGAGGGGATGAGACTGAAGCCGGCCTTCAGGTTCACAGGCGGCGTCGATGGGGGCCGCGGCTGGAAGGGGGACGTCAAGTTCATGAGATTGAGCATAGAGAAGGCGAAGAAAACCGGGTGGAAGCCCAGGCTGAACAGCTACAAATCCGTGGAGAGGACGGTGAGGGAGCTCCTCGATCACATCGACTCCCCGTAG
- a CDS encoding DUF58 domain-containing protein — protein sequence MKREDVLWTLAGLGFVHGYLTSNVFSAMFGLGLVAYILHHDSSFSPSVEASVEVPGEVEEGEEFRIRLRLRNTGGPVGVEVFNETPPEVESRPVWLFLGRGESRVVDYPARASMKGTYRVSTVLRLYDPSGMYFEEIRLGEGELRVYPSVDSIREAAREEANIRIAQRMKRDITSGIDSMDIHGLREYYPGDDLRKIDWKASARLGELIVREFLRETESPVYIVLDATRGMRRRVKRARIDYATSLVLYLATLLVMKNRRVGLVVYSEDGFRLVPTSAGKEQVNRIRNALEFRPAGGRPGFRARLGELSPRGRRFLSRIFPRRRAGLAEALLGIKEPAHLLLVTDLMSDTSRLYRLISMLKKKHTIAILSPNPVLFHAGPLDEETLKILYERYLEREELIRKFNSLVPTVDLGPEDYAREVVRELG from the coding sequence ATGAAGAGGGAGGACGTGCTCTGGACGCTCGCGGGACTGGGCTTCGTTCACGGCTACCTCACTTCCAACGTCTTCAGCGCGATGTTCGGGCTGGGGTTAGTTGCGTACATTCTCCACCACGACTCTTCGTTCTCCCCCTCGGTGGAGGCCTCCGTTGAGGTTCCCGGGGAGGTGGAGGAGGGGGAGGAGTTCCGGATCAGGCTCCGGCTTAGGAACACCGGGGGCCCGGTGGGGGTGGAGGTCTTTAACGAGACTCCCCCGGAAGTCGAGTCCCGTCCGGTCTGGCTTTTCCTCGGTCGGGGGGAGTCCAGGGTCGTGGATTATCCTGCCCGGGCCTCCATGAAGGGCACCTACCGCGTCTCGACGGTCCTCCGCCTCTACGATCCGAGCGGCATGTACTTCGAGGAGATTCGGCTGGGGGAGGGGGAGCTGAGGGTCTACCCCTCGGTCGATTCGATCCGCGAGGCCGCGAGGGAGGAGGCCAACATTAGGATCGCCCAGAGGATGAAGAGGGATATCACCTCTGGTATCGACAGCATGGACATTCACGGCCTCAGGGAGTACTATCCCGGCGACGACCTCAGGAAGATAGACTGGAAGGCCAGCGCCAGGCTGGGCGAGCTGATAGTTAGGGAGTTCCTCCGCGAAACGGAAAGCCCGGTTTACATAGTTCTCGACGCCACCAGGGGTATGCGGCGGCGCGTGAAGAGGGCCAGGATAGATTACGCCACCAGCCTGGTTCTCTACCTCGCCACGCTCCTGGTGATGAAAAACCGCCGCGTCGGCCTGGTGGTGTACTCCGAGGACGGATTCAGACTCGTTCCCACCTCCGCGGGGAAGGAGCAGGTAAACCGCATTCGGAACGCCCTGGAGTTCAGACCTGCTGGAGGGAGGCCAGGCTTCAGGGCAAGGCTTGGCGAACTCTCCCCCAGAGGCAGGCGCTTCCTCTCGCGCATCTTTCCCCGCAGGAGGGCGGGCCTGGCGGAGGCTCTCCTGGGCATCAAGGAGCCGGCGCATCTCCTCTTAGTTACTGACCTCATGAGCGACACGTCCAGGCTCTACAGGCTGATCTCGATGCTGAAGAAAAAGCACACAATAGCCATCCTCTCGCCAAACCCGGTGCTCTTCCATGCCGGCCCCCTGGATGAGGAAACCCTTAAAATCCTCTACGAAAGGTACCTGGAGAGGGAAGAACTGATCAGGAAGTTCAACTCCCTGGTCCCCACTGTGGATCTCGGGCCTGAAGACTACGCTAGGGAAGTTGTGAGGGAACTGGGATGA
- a CDS encoding Ig-like domain repeat protein: MRRLIIPAVIIGLLLLTSPPGLALERQVSVEESQPSDGGIYDFLSILIDLSESLTGAVLDESNASLGYLERLGFAVNETSREVLLYRERGVSTRLDEYFPPFIDLYRGVDDIVEGQLKFMEYFPQVKEGNSSAYLPALHGVELGMEGVSRAREALGEIAGLSFRTSSGNVTLDTSGLAGNLDEVERLFERYEALLRRYQPPESPLVLYVSDDTPPIGSNVTVYGVVRGMGSVTLHMVSPSGSEDIAGVLVRDGSFSRAYTLGELGLYRVFATGYLNGSPVRSNTVEINVTRIPTRIVAGNGSAYIGRPFQVTAVLQDYLGRPIAGETVFVRVPGGTTTLRTDRLGYLRFNVTSGAEGAVHVVLTYPGSGLYGPSRTNVSVLFTRYPLRITLGGPERVRVGRNFTVTVNVTSAHPVPVSILVDNSTYAVVNASAPFNVSVVLDDAGMHSIAAVFSGDSLYAPSRSNVLSVEAVPGPPYLKFLLMVVVIAGALLIYRRLSGGKAEGKGITDEELVALLRAGEDGGKKRGKRLNEYYRHVYLRLLSRYNLRRSTTPRELLTFVRGEPFEGHLTSATDYHERYTYAGRRLTAEEIVDFIRSTANVLLKLFVGDEL, translated from the coding sequence ATGAGGCGGTTAATAATCCCTGCTGTAATAATCGGTCTGCTTCTTCTAACCTCGCCCCCTGGGCTAGCCCTGGAAAGGCAGGTGTCGGTTGAGGAGTCCCAACCCAGCGATGGTGGGATTTACGACTTTCTCTCCATCCTGATTGACCTTTCTGAGTCCCTAACCGGCGCGGTTCTCGATGAGAGCAACGCTTCGCTGGGATACCTTGAGAGGCTGGGGTTTGCGGTCAACGAGACCTCCCGTGAGGTGCTGCTCTACAGGGAGAGAGGGGTGAGCACGAGGCTCGATGAATACTTTCCCCCTTTCATTGATCTCTACAGGGGCGTGGACGATATTGTTGAGGGTCAGCTCAAGTTCATGGAATACTTTCCTCAGGTTAAAGAGGGTAACTCAAGCGCCTACCTCCCGGCGCTCCATGGTGTTGAGCTTGGAATGGAGGGGGTCTCCCGTGCCAGGGAAGCCCTGGGCGAAATAGCCGGACTCTCCTTCAGAACGTCCTCCGGCAACGTCACCCTGGACACGTCGGGACTGGCGGGGAACCTGGACGAAGTGGAGCGGCTGTTCGAACGCTATGAGGCCCTTCTCAGAAGGTATCAGCCCCCGGAGAGCCCGCTCGTTCTCTACGTTTCGGATGATACCCCTCCCATCGGCTCCAACGTCACCGTCTACGGAGTGGTCAGGGGAATGGGCTCGGTCACCCTCCACATGGTTTCCCCAAGCGGTTCCGAGGACATAGCCGGCGTTCTCGTCAGGGACGGTTCCTTCAGCAGGGCCTACACCCTCGGTGAACTGGGCCTTTACAGGGTCTTTGCCACGGGCTACCTCAACGGGAGCCCCGTCCGCTCCAACACCGTCGAGATAAACGTCACCCGCATTCCAACGAGAATAGTGGCCGGCAACGGGAGCGCCTACATAGGAAGGCCCTTCCAGGTGACCGCGGTTCTTCAGGATTACCTCGGCAGGCCGATTGCCGGGGAGACGGTCTTTGTGAGGGTTCCCGGCGGCACAACAACCCTGCGGACCGACCGGCTTGGCTACCTCCGCTTCAACGTCACCAGCGGTGCCGAGGGCGCCGTACACGTTGTCCTGACGTACCCGGGTTCCGGGCTTTACGGGCCGAGCCGGACGAACGTCTCCGTCCTCTTCACCCGGTATCCCCTCAGGATAACCCTGGGCGGGCCGGAGCGGGTTCGGGTCGGGCGGAACTTTACAGTTACGGTCAACGTGACTTCCGCTCATCCGGTTCCCGTCAGTATACTCGTCGACAACTCGACCTATGCAGTCGTGAACGCCTCGGCCCCGTTCAACGTCTCCGTGGTTCTCGATGATGCGGGAATGCACTCCATAGCCGCGGTTTTTTCGGGGGACTCACTCTACGCTCCCTCCCGCTCCAACGTTCTCTCGGTTGAGGCCGTTCCGGGACCGCCCTATCTGAAGTTTCTCCTGATGGTCGTCGTCATAGCTGGTGCGCTGCTCATCTACCGCAGGCTCTCTGGTGGAAAGGCCGAGGGGAAGGGCATCACCGACGAGGAGCTGGTGGCCCTTCTCCGTGCGGGCGAGGATGGAGGTAAAAAGCGCGGTAAGAGACTTAACGAGTACTACCGGCATGTGTACCTGCGGCTGCTGTCCCGCTACAACCTTCGGAGGAGTACCACACCAAGGGAGCTTCTGACGTTCGTCCGCGGGGAACCCTTCGAGGGGCATCTCACGTCTGCCACTGACTACCATGAGCGCTACACCTACGCGGGGAGGAGGCTCACCGCCGAGGAGATAGTGGACTTCATCCGCTCCACCGCCAACGTCCTCCTTAAGCTATTTGTGGGGGATGAGCTGTGA
- a CDS encoding DUF4350 domain-containing protein has product MRRVVYAVLLVVGLFLVIAPLSIPVFTSNTPFSVLNTGWDGCSRFGKLLYGTADGKIVPVFSPFDSFGLSGKRGTLLIIGPDMGYSSAEIDEIREFLKNGGTLVLMDDFGTGNEILSGLGLSARFSSKPYRDVFYYKNENFPVLVRILDPALAENVSGVILNVPSVLQGVGGEIYTSKVAVVGSDFSQYPVMAEVDYGDGRIVLFSDPSVFINDMYGLNENFIRNFADYAFSGPVYIDEAHHSNFNLYHRGYITVRRSADSETIFYVFLFVALIALFVESGLAWLVAEKILALVSRVLPSEAGEPVEAVVRRLAERGYREDILLKMVREIETGRKLGGGK; this is encoded by the coding sequence GTGAGGCGGGTAGTTTACGCGGTACTGCTGGTGGTCGGCCTGTTCCTCGTCATCGCCCCCCTCTCGATCCCGGTGTTCACCAGTAACACCCCGTTCAGCGTGCTCAACACCGGCTGGGACGGCTGTTCCAGGTTTGGAAAGCTCCTCTACGGTACCGCGGATGGGAAGATAGTACCGGTGTTCTCTCCCTTTGATTCCTTCGGGCTGTCCGGCAAAAGGGGAACACTCCTGATCATCGGTCCGGATATGGGATACAGCTCTGCGGAGATAGACGAGATACGGGAGTTCCTGAAGAACGGCGGTACGCTCGTGCTGATGGACGACTTCGGGACCGGGAACGAGATACTCTCCGGTCTGGGCCTGAGTGCCCGCTTTTCGAGCAAGCCCTACCGGGACGTGTTCTACTACAAAAACGAGAACTTTCCGGTTCTGGTAAGGATACTCGACCCGGCCCTAGCTGAGAACGTCAGCGGCGTTATCCTGAACGTGCCATCCGTTCTCCAGGGCGTTGGGGGTGAGATTTACACGAGCAAGGTGGCGGTAGTGGGGAGCGACTTCTCCCAGTATCCTGTTATGGCGGAGGTGGATTACGGTGATGGAAGGATAGTTCTTTTCTCGGACCCGAGCGTTTTCATAAACGATATGTACGGGCTGAATGAGAACTTTATACGGAACTTCGCCGACTACGCCTTTTCGGGGCCTGTCTACATCGACGAGGCCCACCATTCCAACTTCAACCTCTACCACAGGGGGTACATCACCGTAAGGAGGAGCGCGGACAGTGAGACGATTTTCTACGTCTTCCTGTTCGTTGCGCTCATTGCCCTCTTTGTGGAGAGCGGGCTTGCCTGGCTCGTGGCTGAAAAAATCCTGGCCCTGGTTTCCCGTGTCCTTCCGTCTGAGGCCGGCGAGCCCGTCGAGGCGGTGGTTCGGCGCCTCGCCGAGAGGGGGTACCGTGAGGATATACTCTTAAAGATGGTCCGCGAGATTGAGACGGGTAGAAAACTGGGTGGTGGAAAATGA
- a CDS encoding helix-turn-helix domain-containing protein: MEDGIMGCKYFPTSRVQRLNCLAGRDEEIETLAANIKSKTWTALTGSKFTGKTLLVKSVAEYLRKTEGYVTLYVDVKTAGNFERLVETAYRKAPMTVKRRMELFLFRKSLDVTNRSSFKAQETLPPQILFWKLLTTLPEQSVVVLDNVHVLGRETALLTGVLWDALNEKGSRKHLPGLIVTGPTPQAVLHFLNPSEIGWGSVDISKGTHFVGREFGHVHLAPWSDEFSRRYLYEGLAECGVSPSMREVAHVAEVSGGLPAVLSFYGRFRCRGYPRDRILSMIDGRLFSQVRREIRDIIKERFPKKNTSLFKALSLYARGVSIREASHRTGVSRQTVYEMLRTLIEWGYLNEGYGFVSPAYARAVMKLR; encoded by the coding sequence ATGGAGGACGGGATAATGGGGTGTAAGTATTTCCCAACTTCCAGAGTGCAGAGGTTGAACTGCCTCGCAGGTCGAGATGAAGAAATAGAAACCCTCGCCGCGAACATAAAAAGCAAAACATGGACTGCGCTCACAGGCTCAAAGTTCACAGGAAAAACCCTGCTGGTAAAGAGCGTCGCAGAATACCTGCGAAAAACTGAAGGGTACGTGACGCTCTACGTTGATGTCAAAACAGCTGGAAACTTTGAACGCCTGGTGGAAACAGCCTACAGAAAGGCCCCAATGACAGTCAAACGCCGGATGGAGCTTTTCCTCTTCAGGAAGAGCTTGGATGTCACAAACCGATCCTCATTCAAAGCCCAGGAAACCCTTCCCCCTCAGATTCTTTTCTGGAAGCTCCTGACGACGCTCCCGGAGCAGAGTGTTGTTGTACTAGATAACGTTCATGTCTTGGGGAGAGAAACAGCCCTGTTAACCGGGGTTCTCTGGGACGCTCTAAATGAGAAAGGGAGCCGGAAGCATCTTCCAGGATTGATAGTAACCGGACCGACTCCCCAAGCGGTACTTCACTTTTTGAATCCCTCGGAGATAGGATGGGGAAGCGTGGATATTTCCAAAGGAACACATTTTGTGGGCAGGGAGTTCGGACACGTTCACCTCGCCCCCTGGTCCGATGAATTCAGCAGAAGATACCTCTACGAGGGGCTGGCGGAATGTGGGGTCAGCCCTTCAATGCGGGAGGTCGCCCATGTCGCGGAGGTTTCGGGAGGCCTGCCTGCAGTTCTGTCATTCTACGGGAGGTTTAGATGCAGGGGGTACCCACGGGACAGGATTCTGTCCATGATTGACGGGCGTCTTTTCTCCCAAGTGCGGAGGGAAATACGCGATATTATCAAAGAGCGTTTCCCCAAGAAAAACACCTCACTCTTCAAGGCCCTCTCCCTCTACGCCAGGGGAGTCTCTATAAGGGAAGCCTCACACAGAACGGGAGTTTCCAGACAGACTGTGTACGAGATGCTGAGAACCCTCATCGAATGGGGATACTTAAATGAGGGCTACGGGTTCGTGTCCCCCGCATATGCCAGAGCAGTTATGAAGCTCCGCTGA
- a CDS encoding TasA family protein, producing the protein MKPKVVVILGILAALLATTAGKALFTDAVTSRGTIETGEFSIGISKDGSRFYRDVKAFEFSDIKPGDEKTVVLTVKNRGDLPVSKVSLTFHVQDYEAGELSPSEKTVDDTPDRGELSKNLVVTEVAVEGPDGEHTVKEAAGVSLAGLSGKNIPIFRGSLTPGQTMRIRIRFALPKTVGNECQTDGVKVNLTVSAEQ; encoded by the coding sequence ATGAAACCAAAGGTCGTCGTTATTTTAGGGATCCTGGCCGCCCTCCTGGCCACGACCGCGGGAAAGGCGCTCTTTACGGACGCGGTAACGTCCAGGGGAACCATAGAAACAGGCGAATTCTCGATAGGGATAAGCAAAGACGGATCAAGGTTCTACAGGGACGTGAAGGCATTTGAGTTCTCCGACATAAAACCGGGGGATGAAAAAACCGTAGTCCTCACTGTGAAGAACAGGGGAGACCTGCCGGTATCGAAGGTGTCTCTGACGTTCCACGTTCAGGACTATGAGGCGGGGGAACTTTCCCCATCGGAGAAGACCGTGGACGATACACCCGACAGGGGGGAGCTCAGCAAAAATCTGGTTGTAACGGAAGTGGCAGTCGAGGGGCCAGACGGTGAGCACACTGTGAAGGAGGCCGCTGGAGTAAGCCTAGCCGGGCTGAGCGGGAAGAATATCCCAATCTTCAGGGGTTCCTTAACCCCGGGACAAACCATGAGGATAAGGATACGCTTCGCCCTGCCCAAGACCGTTGGAAACGAATGCCAGACGGACGGGGTAAAGGTGAACCTGACGGTAAGCGCGGAGCAGTGA